One Cupriavidus pauculus genomic window, CGCGTCGAGGCCTCACGTGCAATCGCCTCGGCCACCTCGTCGGCGCCGAGCGCGAGCGCGGTGGAGTCGCGCGGAACAAAGATGGTGGTGCTCATGCGCTTGCCTCCGCGGCCTGTTGGCGTTCGGCGCGCATGGCATCGCGCAGCCCTTCGATCAATCGCGTAAAGCGCGCGGCATCCACGCGCCCGTGCAGCCGGTCATCGATCATCACCGCGGGGCCGATCGCGCACTGCCCGAGGCAGAACACGGGCTCGAGCGTGAATGCGCCATCGGCCGTGGTCTCGTGCATGCCGCAGCCGAGCGTGCGCTCCGCGTGCGTCACGAGCGCGTCGGCACCCACCGACTGGCACGCTTCCGCGCGGCACACCTGCACGACGTGTCGGCCGGCCGGATGCTCGCGGAAGTGGTGATAGAACGTGATGACGCCATGGACTTCGGCGCGCGACAGGTTCAGCGCCTGCGCGATGACGGGCACCGACTCGGCGGGCACGTAGCCATGGACGTCCTGGAGTTCATGAAGGATGGGCAGCAAGGCGCCGGGCATGTCGCGGCGCGCGGAAACGATCTGCGCGATCGCATCCAGCCTGCGCGCGGCACTGACCGCTGCATTGTCTGTGGGGGTGACGGTTTCTGGCATGGCGTCTCCGTGCTCTTGTGTCGTCATGGCCCGGCGCGCGTGGCTTGTCTCCTGCGCGCCGTTGCGTCCGCCAGCCACCTCATTGGGTCGTGCCGTGCAGCCGCATATAGGCTCTTTTTTTCATATTCCGGGACTGCATTTCAGGTACTTGTCCCGTTTGTGCGACTATAGGCCCGTGTTTCAGCCCCATCAATATGCTATTTTGCGCATATGCTTCGCATCTCGATCCTCCCCCATCTGCAGATCCGCGACGACGCGGCGCCCGGGCCCGCGCCCGCGCTCGATGTCTCGCGTCTGGTGGCGTTGCTCGGCCATATCGAGTCCACGGGCAATATCGCCCAGTCGGCGGAGGCGATATCGTTGTCTTACCGCTACGCCTGGGGGATTCTGCGCGATGCCGAGACGCTGTTCGGCGGCGCGCTGATCGCCAAGACGCGGGGCCGCGGGTCGACGCTGACGCCGATGGCGCAACAGCTGGTATGGGCAAGCAAGCGGATTGCGGCCCGCCTCTCGCCGACGCTGGACAGCCTGGCGTCCGAGCTCGAGATCGAGCTGAAAAAGCTGATGGTGGCATCCGATCCGGCCGTGCGCCTGCATGCGAGCCACGGTTTCGCGGTGGCCGCGCTGCGCGACTTCCTCGACGAGCACAAGGTGCGGCACGACCTCAAGTACTGCGGCAGCCTTGAGGCCGTGGCGGCGCTCGCGGAACATGCATGCGATATCGCGGGGTTCCACGTGCCGATCGGCGATCTCGAGGACGATATGGTGCGGCGCATCACGAGCTGGCTGCGCCCCGATACGCATTGCCTGATCCACCTTGCGGTCCGGACGCAGGGGCTGTTCGTGCGGCCGGGAAATCCGCTCGGCGTCCATTCGCTGGAGGACCTCGTCCGCTCGGACGTCCGCTTCGTGAATCGCCAGCCGGGATCGGGCACGCGGCTGCTGCTGGACCTGATGCTGGCGCGCCGCGGCATCGATCCGAACCGCATCGAGGGCTTCAGCAACGGCGAGTTCACGCATGCGGCCGTGGCCGCGTATATCGGCAGCGGCATGGCCGACGTGGGCTTCGGCGTGGAGACGGCGGCGCGGCGCTTCGGACTCGAGTTCGTGCCCGTGCTCAAGGAGCGCTACTTCTTCGCCATCGAACAGAAAATGCTGCAGAGCCCCGCGCTCGCCGAAGCGGTGGAGGCCCTCAAGAGCCGCTCGTTCCGCGAGCGCGTGGATGCGTTGCCGGGCTACGACGCGGCGATGACCGGCGTGGTGCAGACCATGCAGCAGGCGTTTCCGAGTCTCGCGCGTCAGTAGGCGCGTCAGTAGATTTCCGGCACGATCATCTGGCCCGGCACGGGCTGCCGCACATAGTCGGCGTGCCGTTCGCGCTCGGGCAGCACGATCGGCGTCTGTTGCGGCTCCACGTACGGCATCTGCTGCAGCAGATGGTGGATGCAGTTGAGGCGCGCGCGCTTCTTGTCCACGGCCTGCACGACCCACCAGGGCGCCTCGGCGATATGCGTGCGCTCGAGCATCACTTCCTTCGCGCGCGTGTAGTCTTCCCAGCGGCGGCGCGATTCGAGATCCATCGGGCTCAGCTTCCACTGCTTGAGCGGATCGTGGATCCGGCTCAGGAAGCGCAGATGCTGCTCTTCGTCCGAGATCGAGAACCAGTACTTGATCAGCTGGATGCCCGAGCGCACGAGCATGCGCTCGAACTCCGGCACCGAGCGGAAGAATTCTTCATACTGCTCGTCCGTGCAGAACCCCATCACGTGTTCCACGCCCGCGCGGTTGTACCAGCTGCGGTCGAACAGCACCATCTCGCCGGCGGCCGGCAGATGCGATACGTAGCGCTGGAAATACCATTGCGTGCGTTCGCGGTCGTTCGGCGCGGGAAGTGCCGCCACGCGGCACACGCGCGGGTTCAGCCGCTGCGTGATGCGCTTGATCACGCCGCCCTTGCCCGCGGCATCGCGCCCCTCGAACAGGATCACCACCTTGTGGCCCGTCGCCTGCACCCAGCTCTGCAGCTTGACCAGCTCGCCCTGCAGGCGGAACAGCTCGCGGAAGTACATCTGGCGTTCCGCGCGCTCCTCGTCGTCGCCCGCGACGCCGCCGTTCTCGGCACCGTGGCCGGAGAGAATCGCCTGCACCACGCTGGGGTCGCGGTCTTCGAGTTCGAGCTCGAGTTCCTCGTCGTAGTAGTCGGCCACCTCGCGGTGAATGCGCCGAATCAGGGCTTCATCGTTGGGGTTCATTTGCTACGCTCCGGTATGCTGGGCTCATGGCCGTGTGGCCAAACATGTTACGCCGCCTCCGTTGCAATTACGTGAAAGCGCGGGCTAACCGCCGGCCTGCTGCTTGCGGAACGCCCACCGCCCCGCGAGTGCGGTAAAACTTGCCACGACGACCACGAGCACCCAGAACCCGTGCGGATGGTCGGCCAGCGGAATGCCGCCCACGTTCATGCCGAAGAAGCCCGCGACGATATTGATCGGCAGCGCCAGTACCGTTACCAGCGTCAGGGTGAACAGCGTGCGGTTGGTCTGCTCGTTAAGCTTGGCGGCGATCTCTTCCTGCAGCAGCTTGATGCGCTCGACCAGCGCGGCAAGATCGCTGAGCACGAGCGAGAACTCCTCGGTGGATTCGCGCAGCTCGCGCAGGTCGCCGTCCTGCAGCCATGCGGGCGGACGGTTGAGCAGGCGGAACAACGCCCCCGGTTCCGGGGCCAGCAGCCGCTGCAGGCGCACGAGGCCGCGGCGCATCGCGCCGAGTTCCGAACGATTGCCATGAAGGCGCTGCGACAGCAGCTGATCCTCGATGCGATCGACGCCGATGCCGGTTTCGCGGACGATCTGCACGAGCACATCGGCCTGGTCGCGCAGCAAATGCACGACGAGGTCGAGCGGCGAGCGGAACCGCTCGCCGCGCCGCACCGCCTCGCGCAGCCGGTCCACCGACCGCAGCGGACGCGACCGCGCGGTCACGAGCACGCGATGATCGACGCTGGCCCACAGCGTCGAGATATCGGTCGATGACACGCCGAAGTTGTAGATCACGTCGTTGACCACCGCGAGCAGGGCGTCGTCCTGCCGCTCGATACGCGTGGAATGCGACCCCTGCCGCAGCGCGGCGAAGAAATCCTCGGACAGGCCAAGCTGGCTCTTCATCCAGCGTTCGCAGGCGCTGTTCGAAAGATTGAAATGGAGCCAGAGAAAGCCCGCCCCTTCACCCGCCGGGTCGCCATGCAGCCACGCGATGGCCCGATGCGAGTCGATCTCGCGCGCGGGCTCGCCCGGCACGAACAGATAACCGCTGACCAGCCCGACCGGATCGGAACCATAGCCGGATTCGACGATGGCGGATGGCATGGGAAAGGCTCCGTCGATAAACGCAAAACCGAGACGGTATCACGGCACCATGGCAGTCAGTGCGAAACGTGCATGACGCCTCGCCAAAAACAAAAAAGCCCGCTTTTCGCGGGCTTTTTTGCGATGGAACAGGGCTCAGGCGAAGTTCTTCGCGGCGAAGTCCCAGTTCACGACGTTCCAGAATGCCTCGACGTACTTCGGGCGGGCATTGCGGTAGTCGATGTAGTACGCGTGTTCCCACACGTCGCAGGTCAGCAGGGCCTTGGCGTCGGTGGTCAGCGGCGTGGCGGCGTTCGAGGTGGACACCAGGTCCAGCGAGCCGTCGGCCTTCTTGACCAGCCAGGCCCAGCCCGAACCGAAGGTGCCGACGGCGACCTTCGTGAATTCTTCCTTGAACTTGTCGAACGAACCCCACTTGGCGTTGATGGCATCGGCCAGCGCGCCGGTCGGTGCGCCGCCGCCGTTCGGCTTCAGCGATTCCCAGTAGAAGGTGTGGTTCCAGACCTGGGCCGCGTTGTTGAAGATACCGCCCGAGGACTTCTTGACGATGTTTTCCAGCGACTCGTTCTCGAACTCGGTGCCCTTGATCAGGTTGTTCAGGTTCGTGACGTAGGTCTGGTGATGCTTGTCATGGTGGAACTCCAGCGTCTCCTTGGAGATGTGCGGAGCGAGGGCATCATGCGCGTACGGCAGCGGAGGAAGTGCGTGTTCCATTGTTCGGTCTCTGCGGGTTGTTTATAGGTGGGGACTGACGATTGTAGGTGACTTGCCAGACCCGCGCAAACGCAGGCGGAAAGCCCCCTGGACTCATGCTAGTTTGTCCTCGCCCGCGCGGTACGCATTCCCATGCGTCATCAAAAGGTCGCGAGCTTGGCCTGTACACCGGCGATTTCCACATCGGCCACGCCCTCCGCCAGATGCGCCTCCACAATGGTGCCGGCGCGCATCTCTTGCGGCGAACGCAGCGCGTGGCCGCGCTGGTCGATCAGCACCGCGTAACCGCGTTCCAGCGTACGCTGCGGTGCCAGCAACTCGAGCGCACCCGCGGCGCGGGCAAGCCGCGCGCCGGCGCGTTCGTGCTGTCGGTTGGCGGCCGCGGCGAGCCGCGCGGACAGGCGGCCGAGGTCGGTGCGCGCGCGGGCCACATCGGGCATGCACGCGCGCCAGCGCATGGCCAGCACCTGCTGGCGGTGACGTTGCACGGTCACCGTGTCGCGTAATGCCGCACGCAAGTGTCGGGCCAGATTGTCCACGCGCGCGCGGCGCTCCTGCAGTTGCGCCTGCGGGCTGCGCAGCCGGCGCGCGAGCCAGTCCAGATGCTGGGCGCGGCGATCCAGCTGCCGCGCCATGCACTGGCGCAGCGCGTCCTGCGCGCGGCGCGCGAGCTGCAGCAGATGCGCGCGGTCGGGACTCACCAGTTCGGCGGCACCGGTCGGCGTGGGCGCGCGCACGTCGGCGACGAAATCGGCAATCGTGAAATCGGTTTCATGCCCCACGCCCGACACCACCGGCATCGCACTGCGCGCGATCGCATGCGCCACCACTTCCTCGTTGAACGACCAAAGGTCCTCGATACTCCCGCCACCGCGGCACAGGATCAGCACATCGCACTCGGCCCGCGCGCTCGCGGCATCGAGCATCGCGGCGATGCGATCGGCCGCGCCCGCGCCCTGCACGGGGACCGGATACACGATGACAGGGACATGCGGCGCGCGCCGCCGCAGCGTGGTCAGCACGTCGCGCATCGCGGCCGCCTGCAGCGAGGTGACCACGCCGATCGAGCGCGGATGCGTGGGAATCGGGCGCTTTCGTTCATTCGCGAAAAGCCCCGCCTGTGCAAGTTTTTCCTTGAGCCGCAGGAACGCTTCGTAGAGATTGCCGAGCCCCGCGCGGCGCATCGCCTCCACGCCGAGCTGCAGTTCGCCGCGCGCCTCGTACATGGAGACCAGCGCGCGCACTTCCACCGCTTCGCCTTCGCGCGGCGAGAAATCGACATGCTGGTTGCGGCCGCGGAACATCGCGCAGCGAATCTGCGCGCGGGCGTCCTTGAGCGAGAAATACCAGTGACCGCTGGCGGCCCGCGTGAAATTGGAGATTTCGCCACGCACCCAGGCAAGCGGAAATGTGCGCTCGAGCACCGACGAAATCGCGTGGTTGAGCTCGCTGACCGCAATCACTTCACGGCCGCCAGCCGAGGCGTTGGACGGCGTTGCGCGGGGAACGTTCGGAAAGTCGGGCATGGTCCACTGCCGCGCGGGCGGCGTGAAATTGACATGTCCACAGCATAACCGCTCTGTCAAGAGGCACACCTCACGCGACCCGTTTGATCTCGTAACCCGCTTGTCTCCGTACAACTCTTTGATTCTTATGCCTTTTCCGTCCAAGGCAAAAAATAGGCAATGTAAGAGAAACGCTTACGCGTCAACGACTTACGGCGCGCACCCCCGCATTGTTCACAAAGTTATCCACAGAAGTTCTGGATAAACGGCAACGCGCTGTGCGGCGCTGTGGATAATCGCGATCGCGGTTGCGCTGCTCGCGCTGGAGCAATCGCGCGGTCGGGAAGCATCACTTCCCCGCGTCGCGATGCGTGGGCGAGGGCCACACTGGCGTTTCGGCCCGATTTGCCTGTTTTTTAGGCAGAGATCGATTCGCCTTTACAAAACAAGGGGTTAGATACCCTGTCCGGTATTTGTCCACAACCCGTCCACAAGACTGTCCCGCAGGAATGTGGAAATTCGTCACAGTGTCGACACACTCGCCCGGCCGTCAACCGGGACCGCACTGCCCGTTTTTTGGGCAACGCAAGTTTCTTCCTTTGCAATCAACGGGTTGAGTCAGTTTTGCGCAACCTGTCCACAACCGATCCACAATCCTGTCCCGCTCCCGTGTGGATACCGCGGGGTTCGGGGCAGCGCGGATGCGGTGCCCATTTTTCGGGCAGCCCGCGCGACACCCTTTACGATCAACGACTTAGCGCATCTATCCGGCGCGTATCCACAAGCGGTCCACAGTGCTGTCCTGCCCGTCTGTGGAAAGCCACAGGCGCCGAGAGCGGCTTGCCGCGCGCGAACGCGCGGGGTAGAGTGGCGCCTGATTTTTTCGAGCACGCCGCTGCGCGCCGCCGTTGGGCAGCACGCATCAAAGGCTGCCTAGGTCTGCTGTGTTTCGGGTCTGTTTTTTAGTCGATCTGTCGTCGGCTAGTCGAATCGGGGGTCCACGTGTTTTCCATCATTCAAGCGGCCGGCTGGCCGATCTGGCCGCTGCTGCTCGCCTCGGTCATCGCGTTGGCGCTGATCGTCGAACGTTTCCTGTCGCTGAAGCGCAGCAAGGTGCTGCCGCCGAAGTTATACGACGAAGCGCTGTCCGCCGCGCAACAGCGCCGCGCCACGCCCGAGGTCGTCAACAACCTCGAGAAGAATTCTCCGCTCGGCCGTATCCTGGCCGCCGGCCTGCGCCACGTCGTGCTGCAGCCGCATACCTCGCGCGATGCCGCCAAGGACGTGGTCGAGGAAGCGGGCCGTGCCGTCGCCCATGACCTCGAACGTTACCTGAACGCGCTGGGCACCATCGCTTCGGTGGCGCCGCTGATGGGCCTGCTCGGCACCGTGATCGGCATGATCGAGATCTTTGGCAACCAGAACGGCACGGGCGCCAATCCGGAGCAGCTGGCACATGGCATCTCGGTCGCGCTCTACAACACGGCGTTCGGCCTGATCGTGGCGATTCCCGCGCTGATCTTCTGGCGCTACTTCCGCCGCCGCGTGGACGACTACGTGGCCGAGCTGGAATTCCGCGCGACCACGTTCCTCGACGCCATCCTGCCGCAACGGCGTTCGTAAGCGCGCGGGAGCACGCCATGCACTTCCGTTCCCGCCAGCGGCGCGAGGAGCCGGAGATCAACCTGATCCCGCTCATCGACGTCCTGCTCGTGATCCTGATCTTCCTGATGATCACGACCACCTATTCGCGCTTTACCGAGCTGCAGATCCAGCTGCCGACCGCCGACGCCGAACGCGCCCAGCAACGGCCCAGCGAGATCGTGGTCTCGGTGTCCTCGCGCGGCGTTTATTCGGTCAACAAGCAGGTGCTCGAGCAGAAGGATGTGACGAGCCTCGCGGACCAGCTGCGTCATGCGGCCGGCCCCACGGGCAACGGGCCGCCGCCCGTCGTCATCGTCAATGCCGATGCACAGGCCACGCACCAGGCGGTGATCAACGTGATGGAGGCCGCGCGCGTCGCGGGCCTGTCGCGCCTGACCTTCGCCACGCAGAGCGCGCAGCCGCGCTGATCCGCCCGGCCCCGGGCGGCCATCGGCTCGGCGTCGTTGTACCATGCGGGCATTGCCGCTTCTGACCGCACTGCCCGACCTTTCCCCAATGCCCGCACCCCGACACGCCCTCGCCGCCTTTGTCACCGACCAGTGGCAACGCCGCGGCTGGTTCGCCTGGCTGATGCTGCCGTTCTCGCTGCTGTTCGGCCTGATCGCGCGCGTGCGCCGCTACGGCTATCTGCATGGCTGGTTCCGCTCGACGCGGCTGCCGATGCCGGTGGTGGTGGTCGGCAACGTCACGGTGGGCGGCACCGGCAAGACACCGGCCGTGATCGCGCTCGCGCAGGCGCTCGTCGAAGCGGGGCTGCGCCCGGGCGTGGTGTCGCGCGGCTATGGCGTCAAGCTCACGCACCCGCGCCGCGTCAAACCCAATTCGAACGCGGCGGACGTCGGCGACGAACCGCTGCTGATCGCGCGCGCCACCGAGGTGCCCGTGTGGGTGTTCCCGGACCGCGCGCTGTGCGCGCAGACGATGCTGGTCTCGCACCCCGGCGTCAACGTGCTGCTGCTCGACGACGGCCTGCAGCACTACCGCCTGCAGCGCGACTTCGAGATCGTGATGTTCGACGGCCGCATGGGCGGCAACGGCCTGCTGCTGCCGGCCGGCCCGCTGCGCGAGCCGCTGTCGCGGCCGCGCGACGCCACGCTGATCAACGACCCGCACTTCCGCGCCACGCCCGACAAGCCCGATGTCTACGGCATGCGGCTGGAGCTGGACGTGGCCTGGCAACTGTCCGACCCGACCATGACGCGCCCGGTCTCGGCGTTCGCGGACCGGCGCGTGTTCGCGGCCGCGGGCATCGGCAATCCCGAACGCTTCTTCGCAAGCCTGCGGCAGGCCGGCCTGAACCCGGCCACGCTGCCGCTGCCCGACCATTACGACTTCGCCGAAGATCCGTTCGCCACGCATCCGGCCGCCATCGACGCGGAGGTGATCCTGATCACCGAGAAGGATGCCGTAAAATGCGAGCGCTCCGAGTACCATGGCGACCCGCGCATCTGGGTCGTCGCCACCACGCCCGTGATCGACGCGGGGCTCATCGATAAAATCCGCCGCGCCGTGACGGCGCGCGCGCCGGCTGTCGCCACCCCCGTGACCACGGGTTCGGCCGGCCTAGACAAGGAACACCAGGATGGACAACCGGCTGCTTGAGATCCTCGTTTGCCCGCTGTGCAAGGGCAAGCTGGAGTACAACCGTGCCGCCCAGGAGCTGATCTGCCATGCGGACAAGCTCGCGTATCCGATCCGTGACGGCATTCCCGTCATGCTCGCCGACGAAGCACGCCAGTCGGTCCCCGGCCGCGTGATCGACACCGACGCCGACAAGCCGGCCGCCGGGAGCGGCAACGCCAACCCCTGATCGTCCCCGCGCAGTCATGACCCTTCCGGACTTCACCGTCGTCATTCCGGCGCGCATGGCCTCCACGCGCCTGCCGGACAAGCCGCTGGCCGATATCGGCG contains:
- a CDS encoding formate dehydrogenase subunit gamma produces the protein MPETVTPTDNAAVSAARRLDAIAQIVSARRDMPGALLPILHELQDVHGYVPAESVPVIAQALNLSRAEVHGVITFYHHFREHPAGRHVVQVCRAEACQSVGADALVTHAERTLGCGMHETTADGAFTLEPVFCLGQCAIGPAVMIDDRLHGRVDAARFTRLIEGLRDAMRAERQQAAEASA
- a CDS encoding helix-turn-helix transcriptional regulator, whose product is MLRISILPHLQIRDDAAPGPAPALDVSRLVALLGHIESTGNIAQSAEAISLSYRYAWGILRDAETLFGGALIAKTRGRGSTLTPMAQQLVWASKRIAARLSPTLDSLASELEIELKKLMVASDPAVRLHASHGFAVAALRDFLDEHKVRHDLKYCGSLEAVAALAEHACDIAGFHVPIGDLEDDMVRRITSWLRPDTHCLIHLAVRTQGLFVRPGNPLGVHSLEDLVRSDVRFVNRQPGSGTRLLLDLMLARRGIDPNRIEGFSNGEFTHAAVAAYIGSGMADVGFGVETAARRFGLEFVPVLKERYFFAIEQKMLQSPALAEAVEALKSRSFRERVDALPGYDAAMTGVVQTMQQAFPSLARQ
- the ppk2 gene encoding polyphosphate kinase 2, producing the protein MNPNDEALIRRIHREVADYYDEELELELEDRDPSVVQAILSGHGAENGGVAGDDEERAERQMYFRELFRLQGELVKLQSWVQATGHKVVILFEGRDAAGKGGVIKRITQRLNPRVCRVAALPAPNDRERTQWYFQRYVSHLPAAGEMVLFDRSWYNRAGVEHVMGFCTDEQYEEFFRSVPEFERMLVRSGIQLIKYWFSISDEEQHLRFLSRIHDPLKQWKLSPMDLESRRRWEDYTRAKEVMLERTHIAEAPWWVVQAVDKKRARLNCIHHLLQQMPYVEPQQTPIVLPERERHADYVRQPVPGQMIVPEIY
- a CDS encoding transporter translates to MPSAIVESGYGSDPVGLVSGYLFVPGEPAREIDSHRAIAWLHGDPAGEGAGFLWLHFNLSNSACERWMKSQLGLSEDFFAALRQGSHSTRIERQDDALLAVVNDVIYNFGVSSTDISTLWASVDHRVLVTARSRPLRSVDRLREAVRRGERFRSPLDLVVHLLRDQADVLVQIVRETGIGVDRIEDQLLSQRLHGNRSELGAMRRGLVRLQRLLAPEPGALFRLLNRPPAWLQDGDLRELRESTEEFSLVLSDLAALVERIKLLQEEIAAKLNEQTNRTLFTLTLVTVLALPINIVAGFFGMNVGGIPLADHPHGFWVLVVVVASFTALAGRWAFRKQQAGG
- the sodB gene encoding superoxide dismutase [Fe], which produces MEHALPPLPYAHDALAPHISKETLEFHHDKHHQTYVTNLNNLIKGTEFENESLENIVKKSSGGIFNNAAQVWNHTFYWESLKPNGGGAPTGALADAINAKWGSFDKFKEEFTKVAVGTFGSGWAWLVKKADGSLDLVSTSNAATPLTTDAKALLTCDVWEHAYYIDYRNARPKYVEAFWNVVNWDFAAKNFA
- the xseA gene encoding exodeoxyribonuclease VII large subunit — encoded protein: MPDFPNVPRATPSNASAGGREVIAVSELNHAISSVLERTFPLAWVRGEISNFTRAASGHWYFSLKDARAQIRCAMFRGRNQHVDFSPREGEAVEVRALVSMYEARGELQLGVEAMRRAGLGNLYEAFLRLKEKLAQAGLFANERKRPIPTHPRSIGVVTSLQAAAMRDVLTTLRRRAPHVPVIVYPVPVQGAGAADRIAAMLDAASARAECDVLILCRGGGSIEDLWSFNEEVVAHAIARSAMPVVSGVGHETDFTIADFVADVRAPTPTGAAELVSPDRAHLLQLARRAQDALRQCMARQLDRRAQHLDWLARRLRSPQAQLQERRARVDNLARHLRAALRDTVTVQRHRQQVLAMRWRACMPDVARARTDLGRLSARLAAAANRQHERAGARLARAAGALELLAPQRTLERGYAVLIDQRGHALRSPQEMRAGTIVEAHLAEGVADVEIAGVQAKLATF
- a CDS encoding MotA/TolQ/ExbB proton channel family protein, producing MFSIIQAAGWPIWPLLLASVIALALIVERFLSLKRSKVLPPKLYDEALSAAQQRRATPEVVNNLEKNSPLGRILAAGLRHVVLQPHTSRDAAKDVVEEAGRAVAHDLERYLNALGTIASVAPLMGLLGTVIGMIEIFGNQNGTGANPEQLAHGISVALYNTAFGLIVAIPALIFWRYFRRRVDDYVAELEFRATTFLDAILPQRRS
- a CDS encoding ExbD/TolR family protein, which translates into the protein MHFRSRQRREEPEINLIPLIDVLLVILIFLMITTTYSRFTELQIQLPTADAERAQQRPSEIVVSVSSRGVYSVNKQVLEQKDVTSLADQLRHAAGPTGNGPPPVVIVNADAQATHQAVINVMEAARVAGLSRLTFATQSAQPR
- the lpxK gene encoding tetraacyldisaccharide 4'-kinase, with the protein product MPAPRHALAAFVTDQWQRRGWFAWLMLPFSLLFGLIARVRRYGYLHGWFRSTRLPMPVVVVGNVTVGGTGKTPAVIALAQALVEAGLRPGVVSRGYGVKLTHPRRVKPNSNAADVGDEPLLIARATEVPVWVFPDRALCAQTMLVSHPGVNVLLLDDGLQHYRLQRDFEIVMFDGRMGGNGLLLPAGPLREPLSRPRDATLINDPHFRATPDKPDVYGMRLELDVAWQLSDPTMTRPVSAFADRRVFAAAGIGNPERFFASLRQAGLNPATLPLPDHYDFAEDPFATHPAAIDAEVILITEKDAVKCERSEYHGDPRIWVVATTPVIDAGLIDKIRRAVTARAPAVATPVTTGSAGLDKEHQDGQPAA
- a CDS encoding Trm112 family protein; the protein is MDNRLLEILVCPLCKGKLEYNRAAQELICHADKLAYPIRDGIPVMLADEARQSVPGRVIDTDADKPAAGSGNANP